The Pungitius pungitius chromosome 10, fPunPun2.1, whole genome shotgun sequence genome has a window encoding:
- the ift88 gene encoding intraflagellar transport protein 88 homolog isoform X2, with the protein MSVSLHHHAIEREMENVHLAVEEEDLYSGYNDYNPTFDSEELENDVGFQQAVRTSHGRRPPMTAKFPGTAIGARTLATSFGARVPVASSMGRPMTGAVQDGAARPMTAVRAAGYTSVTRGSTFDPLGQSRGSAAPLEAKNEDTPDEKIKVLEKKVNELIEESCMAHSTGASQLALEKAKEAGRKERALVRQREQSGNADHINLDLTYSVLLNLANQYANNEMFPEALNSYQVIVKNKMFSNAGRLKVNMANIYVRQKNYPKAIKFYHMALDQISNAHNEMRIKIMQNIGGVFVRMGQYSDAITSYEQIMSESPNVKTGFNLILCYYAIGDRERMKKAFQKLISVPLGVDDEDKYIPSSDDGDSGMVIEAIKNDKLHQMERDLKVLAEKYIMTAAKLIAPAIETSFATGFDWCVDMVKSSQYVELANDLEINKAITYLRQKDFNQAVETLKTFEKKDSRVKSAAATNLSFLYFLEKDYEQADRYADLAMTADRYNPAALINKGNTVFVKQDHEKAAEFYKEALRNDSSCTEAIYNLGLTYRRLNRLEEALDCFLKLHAILRNSAQVMYQLCSLYELLEDPQQAIEWLTQVLSVTHTDPRALAKLGELYDGEGDKSQALQYYYESFRYYPSNIDVIEWLGAYYIETHFCEKAIQYFERATLIQPTQVKWQLMVASCYRRSGNYQKALETYKDIHRKFPENVECLRFLVRLCTDMGLKDVQEYATKLKKAEKMKEIREQRVKAGREGSARSRREGREGSAGVSATAPASPRKAGVTEVDVKADSGHSSTKGERLSARMRSLPGSNEPYEASSPKELDASYVDPLGPQMERPKTGAKKRVEDDDFTDEELGDDLLPE; encoded by the exons ATGAGCGTGTCGTTGCACCACCACGccatagagagagagatggaaaacGTTCAcctggcggtggaggaggaggatcttTACTCCGGTTACAACGACTATAATCCCACATTTGACTCCGAG GAGTTGGAGAATGATGTCGGCTTCCAGCAAGCAGTGAGGACAAGTCATGGAAGAAGACCTCCG ATGACTGCCAAATTTCCTGGCACTGCCATTGGAGCTCGGACTTTAGCTACTTCCTTTGGA GCTCGGGTCCCCGTGGCCTCTTCGATGGGCCGACCCATGACTGGCGCTGTGCAG GATGGGGCTGCCCGACCGATGACTGCTGTCAGGGCGGCTGGTTACACCTCCGTGACCCGGG GCTCCACCTTTGACCCTCTGGGCCAGTCCAGAGGTTCTGCAGCTCCACTTGAAGCAAAAAATGAGGACAC TCCAGATGAGAAGATCAAGGTTCTGGAGAAGAAAGTGAACGAGCTGATAGAAGAGAGCTGCATGGCTCACAGCACTGGAGCCTCACAGCTG GCCCTTGAGAAGGCCAAAGAGGCAGGGAGGAAGGAGCGAGCCCTGGTGAGGCAGAGGGAGCAGTCTGGCAACGCGGACCACATCAATCTCGACCTCACCTACTCC GTTTTGCTCAACCTTGCCAACCAGTATGCGAACAACGAGATGTTTCCAGAGGCCTTGAACAGCTACCAGGTCATCGTGAAGAACAAGATGTTTAGTAACGCAG GCCGCCTGAAGGTCAACATGGCCAACATCTACGTCCGACAGAAGAACTACCCGAAGGCCATCAAGTTCTACCACATGGCCCTGGATCAGATCTCCAACGCCCACAATGAGATGAGGATCAAGATCATGCAGAACATCGGCGGGGTCTTTGTGCGCATGGGCCAGTACTCGGACGCCATCACGTCCTACGAGCAGATCATGAGCGAGAGCCCCAACGTCAAGACGGGCTTCAACCTCATCCTGTGCTACTACGCCATCGGGGACCGCGAGAGGATGAAGAAGGCCTTCCAGAAGCTCATCTCCGTCCCCCTGGGTGTGGACGACGAGGACAAGTACATCCCGTCCAGC GACGACGGCGACTCCGGGATGGTCATCGAGGCCATCAAGAACGACAAACTCCACCAGATGGAACGAGACCT AAAGGTCCTGGCTGAGAAGTACATCATGACGGCAGCCAAGCTCATCGCTCCGGCCATCGAGACTTCTTTTGCCACCGGATTCGACTG GTGCGTCGACATGGTGAAGAGTTCTCAGTACGTCGAGCTGGCCAACGATCTGGAGATAAACAAAGCCATCACCTACCTGCGGCAGAAGGACTTCAACCAG GCCGTGGAGACGCTGAAGACCTTTGAGAAGAAGGACAGCCGAGTGAAGAGCGCCGCCGCCACCAACCTCTCCTTCCTCTATTTCCTG GAGAAGGACTACGAACAGGCCGACCGCTACGCCGACCTCGCCATGACCGCCGACCGCTACAACCCGGCGGCGCTCATCAACAAAGGCAACACGGTGTTCGTCAAGCAGGACCACGAGAAGGCCGCCGAGTTCTACAAGGAGGCCCTGAGGAACGACTCCTCCTGCACCGAGGCCATCTACAACCTGG GTCTGACCTACAGGAGACTGAATCGTCTGGAGGAAGCTCTGGACTGCTTCCTGAAGCTCCACGCCATCCTGAGAAACAGCGCCCAGGTCATGTACCAGCTGTGCAGCCT GTATGAGCTCCTGGAGGATCCCCAGCAGGCCATCGAGTGGCTGACGCAGGTCTTGAGTGTGACCCACACCGACCCGCGGGCACTGGCCAAACTGGGAGAGCTGTACGACGGCGAGGGGGACAAGTCGCAGGCGCTCCAGTACTACTACGAG TCCTTCAGGTACTACCCCTCCAACATCGACGTGATCGAGTGGCTCGGGGCGTACTACATCGAGACGCACTTCTGCGAGAAGGCCATTCAGTACTTTGAGAGAGCCACGCTGATACA ACCCACACAGGTGAAGTGGCAGCTCATGGTGGCGAGCTGCTACAGAAGAAGTG GAAACTACCAGAAAGCTCTGGAAACGTACAAAGACATTCACCGCAAGTTTCCAGAGAATGTGGAAT GCCTGCGGTTCCTGGTGAGGCTGTGCACCGACATGGGGCTGAAGGACGTGCAGGAGTACGCCACCAAGCTGAAGAAAgcagagaagatgaaggagatcAGAGAACAG CGCGTCAAGGCGGGGCGCGAGGGCAGCGCCCGCAGCCGGCGGGAAGGACGAGAGGGCAGCGCTG GCGTCTCCGCGACGGCGCCCGCCTCCCCCAGGAAGGCCGGCGTTACGG AGGTGGATGTTAAAGCAG acaGCGGCCACAGCAGCACCAAAGGAGAGCGGCTGAGCGCCAggatgaggtcacttcctggttCCAACGAGCCCTACGAGGCCAGCAGCCCCAAAGAACTAG ATGCGTCCTACGTGGACCCCCTGGGGCCTCAGATGGAGAGACCAAAGACGGGGGCCAAGAAGCGGGTGGAGGACGACGACTTCACCGACGAGGAGCTGGGAGACGACCTGCTGCCGGAGTAG
- the ift88 gene encoding intraflagellar transport protein 88 homolog isoform X3, giving the protein MSVSLHHHAIEREMENVHLAVEEEDLYSGYNDYNPTFDSEELENDVGFQQAVRTSHGRRPPMTAKFPGTAIGARTLATSFGARVPVASSMGRPMTGAVQDGAARPMTAVRAAGYTSVTRGSTFDPLGQSRGSAAPLEAKNEDTPDEKIKVLEKKVNELIEESCMAHSTGASQLALEKAKEAGRKERALVRQREQSGNADHINLDLTYSVLLNLANQYANNEMFPEALNSYQVIVKNKMFSNAGRLKVNMANIYVRQKNYPKAIKFYHMALDQISNAHNEMRIKIMQNIGGVFVRMGQYSDAITSYEQIMSESPNVKTGFNLILCYYAIGDRERMKKAFQKLISVPLGVDDEDKYIPSSDDGDSGMVIEAIKNDKLHQMERDLKVLAEKYIMTAAKLIAPAIETSFATGFDWCVDMVKSSQYVELANDLEINKAITYLRQKDFNQAVETLKTFEKKDSRVKSAAATNLSFLYFLEKDYEQADRYADLAMTADRYNPAALINKGNTVFVKQDHEKAAEFYKEALRNDSSCTEAIYNLGLTYRRLNRLEEALDCFLKLHAILRNSAQVMYQLCSLYELLEDPQQAIEWLTQVLSVTHTDPRALAKLGELYDGEGDKSQALQYYYESFRYYPSNIDVIEWLGAYYIETHFCEKAIQYFERATLIQPTQVKWQLMVASCYRRSGNYQKALETYKDIHRKFPENVECLRFLVRLCTDMGLKDVQEYATKLKKAEKMKEIREQRVKAGREGSARSRREGREGSAEVDVKAVAEGRDSGHSSTKGERLSARMRSLPGSNEPYEASSPKELDASYVDPLGPQMERPKTGAKKRVEDDDFTDEELGDDLLPE; this is encoded by the exons ATGAGCGTGTCGTTGCACCACCACGccatagagagagagatggaaaacGTTCAcctggcggtggaggaggaggatcttTACTCCGGTTACAACGACTATAATCCCACATTTGACTCCGAG GAGTTGGAGAATGATGTCGGCTTCCAGCAAGCAGTGAGGACAAGTCATGGAAGAAGACCTCCG ATGACTGCCAAATTTCCTGGCACTGCCATTGGAGCTCGGACTTTAGCTACTTCCTTTGGA GCTCGGGTCCCCGTGGCCTCTTCGATGGGCCGACCCATGACTGGCGCTGTGCAG GATGGGGCTGCCCGACCGATGACTGCTGTCAGGGCGGCTGGTTACACCTCCGTGACCCGGG GCTCCACCTTTGACCCTCTGGGCCAGTCCAGAGGTTCTGCAGCTCCACTTGAAGCAAAAAATGAGGACAC TCCAGATGAGAAGATCAAGGTTCTGGAGAAGAAAGTGAACGAGCTGATAGAAGAGAGCTGCATGGCTCACAGCACTGGAGCCTCACAGCTG GCCCTTGAGAAGGCCAAAGAGGCAGGGAGGAAGGAGCGAGCCCTGGTGAGGCAGAGGGAGCAGTCTGGCAACGCGGACCACATCAATCTCGACCTCACCTACTCC GTTTTGCTCAACCTTGCCAACCAGTATGCGAACAACGAGATGTTTCCAGAGGCCTTGAACAGCTACCAGGTCATCGTGAAGAACAAGATGTTTAGTAACGCAG GCCGCCTGAAGGTCAACATGGCCAACATCTACGTCCGACAGAAGAACTACCCGAAGGCCATCAAGTTCTACCACATGGCCCTGGATCAGATCTCCAACGCCCACAATGAGATGAGGATCAAGATCATGCAGAACATCGGCGGGGTCTTTGTGCGCATGGGCCAGTACTCGGACGCCATCACGTCCTACGAGCAGATCATGAGCGAGAGCCCCAACGTCAAGACGGGCTTCAACCTCATCCTGTGCTACTACGCCATCGGGGACCGCGAGAGGATGAAGAAGGCCTTCCAGAAGCTCATCTCCGTCCCCCTGGGTGTGGACGACGAGGACAAGTACATCCCGTCCAGC GACGACGGCGACTCCGGGATGGTCATCGAGGCCATCAAGAACGACAAACTCCACCAGATGGAACGAGACCT AAAGGTCCTGGCTGAGAAGTACATCATGACGGCAGCCAAGCTCATCGCTCCGGCCATCGAGACTTCTTTTGCCACCGGATTCGACTG GTGCGTCGACATGGTGAAGAGTTCTCAGTACGTCGAGCTGGCCAACGATCTGGAGATAAACAAAGCCATCACCTACCTGCGGCAGAAGGACTTCAACCAG GCCGTGGAGACGCTGAAGACCTTTGAGAAGAAGGACAGCCGAGTGAAGAGCGCCGCCGCCACCAACCTCTCCTTCCTCTATTTCCTG GAGAAGGACTACGAACAGGCCGACCGCTACGCCGACCTCGCCATGACCGCCGACCGCTACAACCCGGCGGCGCTCATCAACAAAGGCAACACGGTGTTCGTCAAGCAGGACCACGAGAAGGCCGCCGAGTTCTACAAGGAGGCCCTGAGGAACGACTCCTCCTGCACCGAGGCCATCTACAACCTGG GTCTGACCTACAGGAGACTGAATCGTCTGGAGGAAGCTCTGGACTGCTTCCTGAAGCTCCACGCCATCCTGAGAAACAGCGCCCAGGTCATGTACCAGCTGTGCAGCCT GTATGAGCTCCTGGAGGATCCCCAGCAGGCCATCGAGTGGCTGACGCAGGTCTTGAGTGTGACCCACACCGACCCGCGGGCACTGGCCAAACTGGGAGAGCTGTACGACGGCGAGGGGGACAAGTCGCAGGCGCTCCAGTACTACTACGAG TCCTTCAGGTACTACCCCTCCAACATCGACGTGATCGAGTGGCTCGGGGCGTACTACATCGAGACGCACTTCTGCGAGAAGGCCATTCAGTACTTTGAGAGAGCCACGCTGATACA ACCCACACAGGTGAAGTGGCAGCTCATGGTGGCGAGCTGCTACAGAAGAAGTG GAAACTACCAGAAAGCTCTGGAAACGTACAAAGACATTCACCGCAAGTTTCCAGAGAATGTGGAAT GCCTGCGGTTCCTGGTGAGGCTGTGCACCGACATGGGGCTGAAGGACGTGCAGGAGTACGCCACCAAGCTGAAGAAAgcagagaagatgaaggagatcAGAGAACAG CGCGTCAAGGCGGGGCGCGAGGGCAGCGCCCGCAGCCGGCGGGAAGGACGAGAGGGCAGCGCTG AGGTGGATGTTAAAGCAG TCGCTGAGGGGAGAG acaGCGGCCACAGCAGCACCAAAGGAGAGCGGCTGAGCGCCAggatgaggtcacttcctggttCCAACGAGCCCTACGAGGCCAGCAGCCCCAAAGAACTAG ATGCGTCCTACGTGGACCCCCTGGGGCCTCAGATGGAGAGACCAAAGACGGGGGCCAAGAAGCGGGTGGAGGACGACGACTTCACCGACGAGGAGCTGGGAGACGACCTGCTGCCGGAGTAG
- the ift88 gene encoding intraflagellar transport protein 88 homolog isoform X4 has translation MSVSLHHHAIEREMENVHLAVEEEDLYSGYNDYNPTFDSEELENDVGFQQAVRTSHGRRPPMTAKFPGTAIGARTLATSFGARVPVASSMGRPMTGAVQDGAARPMTAVRAAGYTSVTRGSTFDPLGQSRGSAAPLEAKNEDTPDEKIKVLEKKVNELIEESCMAHSTGASQLALEKAKEAGRKERALVRQREQSGNADHINLDLTYSVLLNLANQYANNEMFPEALNSYQVIVKNKMFSNAGRLKVNMANIYVRQKNYPKAIKFYHMALDQISNAHNEMRIKIMQNIGGVFVRMGQYSDAITSYEQIMSESPNVKTGFNLILCYYAIGDRERMKKAFQKLISVPLGVDDEDKYIPSSDDGDSGMVIEAIKNDKLHQMERDLKVLAEKYIMTAAKLIAPAIETSFATGFDWCVDMVKSSQYVELANDLEINKAITYLRQKDFNQAVETLKTFEKKDSRVKSAAATNLSFLYFLEKDYEQADRYADLAMTADRYNPAALINKGNTVFVKQDHEKAAEFYKEALRNDSSCTEAIYNLGLTYRRLNRLEEALDCFLKLHAILRNSAQVMYQLCSLYELLEDPQQAIEWLTQVLSVTHTDPRALAKLGELYDGEGDKSQALQYYYESFRYYPSNIDVIEWLGAYYIETHFCEKAIQYFERATLIQPTQVKWQLMVASCYRRSGNYQKALETYKDIHRKFPENVECLRFLVRLCTDMGLKDVQEYATKLKKAEKMKEIREQRVKAGREGSARSRREGREGSAEVDVKADSGHSSTKGERLSARMRSLPGSNEPYEASSPKELDASYVDPLGPQMERPKTGAKKRVEDDDFTDEELGDDLLPE, from the exons ATGAGCGTGTCGTTGCACCACCACGccatagagagagagatggaaaacGTTCAcctggcggtggaggaggaggatcttTACTCCGGTTACAACGACTATAATCCCACATTTGACTCCGAG GAGTTGGAGAATGATGTCGGCTTCCAGCAAGCAGTGAGGACAAGTCATGGAAGAAGACCTCCG ATGACTGCCAAATTTCCTGGCACTGCCATTGGAGCTCGGACTTTAGCTACTTCCTTTGGA GCTCGGGTCCCCGTGGCCTCTTCGATGGGCCGACCCATGACTGGCGCTGTGCAG GATGGGGCTGCCCGACCGATGACTGCTGTCAGGGCGGCTGGTTACACCTCCGTGACCCGGG GCTCCACCTTTGACCCTCTGGGCCAGTCCAGAGGTTCTGCAGCTCCACTTGAAGCAAAAAATGAGGACAC TCCAGATGAGAAGATCAAGGTTCTGGAGAAGAAAGTGAACGAGCTGATAGAAGAGAGCTGCATGGCTCACAGCACTGGAGCCTCACAGCTG GCCCTTGAGAAGGCCAAAGAGGCAGGGAGGAAGGAGCGAGCCCTGGTGAGGCAGAGGGAGCAGTCTGGCAACGCGGACCACATCAATCTCGACCTCACCTACTCC GTTTTGCTCAACCTTGCCAACCAGTATGCGAACAACGAGATGTTTCCAGAGGCCTTGAACAGCTACCAGGTCATCGTGAAGAACAAGATGTTTAGTAACGCAG GCCGCCTGAAGGTCAACATGGCCAACATCTACGTCCGACAGAAGAACTACCCGAAGGCCATCAAGTTCTACCACATGGCCCTGGATCAGATCTCCAACGCCCACAATGAGATGAGGATCAAGATCATGCAGAACATCGGCGGGGTCTTTGTGCGCATGGGCCAGTACTCGGACGCCATCACGTCCTACGAGCAGATCATGAGCGAGAGCCCCAACGTCAAGACGGGCTTCAACCTCATCCTGTGCTACTACGCCATCGGGGACCGCGAGAGGATGAAGAAGGCCTTCCAGAAGCTCATCTCCGTCCCCCTGGGTGTGGACGACGAGGACAAGTACATCCCGTCCAGC GACGACGGCGACTCCGGGATGGTCATCGAGGCCATCAAGAACGACAAACTCCACCAGATGGAACGAGACCT AAAGGTCCTGGCTGAGAAGTACATCATGACGGCAGCCAAGCTCATCGCTCCGGCCATCGAGACTTCTTTTGCCACCGGATTCGACTG GTGCGTCGACATGGTGAAGAGTTCTCAGTACGTCGAGCTGGCCAACGATCTGGAGATAAACAAAGCCATCACCTACCTGCGGCAGAAGGACTTCAACCAG GCCGTGGAGACGCTGAAGACCTTTGAGAAGAAGGACAGCCGAGTGAAGAGCGCCGCCGCCACCAACCTCTCCTTCCTCTATTTCCTG GAGAAGGACTACGAACAGGCCGACCGCTACGCCGACCTCGCCATGACCGCCGACCGCTACAACCCGGCGGCGCTCATCAACAAAGGCAACACGGTGTTCGTCAAGCAGGACCACGAGAAGGCCGCCGAGTTCTACAAGGAGGCCCTGAGGAACGACTCCTCCTGCACCGAGGCCATCTACAACCTGG GTCTGACCTACAGGAGACTGAATCGTCTGGAGGAAGCTCTGGACTGCTTCCTGAAGCTCCACGCCATCCTGAGAAACAGCGCCCAGGTCATGTACCAGCTGTGCAGCCT GTATGAGCTCCTGGAGGATCCCCAGCAGGCCATCGAGTGGCTGACGCAGGTCTTGAGTGTGACCCACACCGACCCGCGGGCACTGGCCAAACTGGGAGAGCTGTACGACGGCGAGGGGGACAAGTCGCAGGCGCTCCAGTACTACTACGAG TCCTTCAGGTACTACCCCTCCAACATCGACGTGATCGAGTGGCTCGGGGCGTACTACATCGAGACGCACTTCTGCGAGAAGGCCATTCAGTACTTTGAGAGAGCCACGCTGATACA ACCCACACAGGTGAAGTGGCAGCTCATGGTGGCGAGCTGCTACAGAAGAAGTG GAAACTACCAGAAAGCTCTGGAAACGTACAAAGACATTCACCGCAAGTTTCCAGAGAATGTGGAAT GCCTGCGGTTCCTGGTGAGGCTGTGCACCGACATGGGGCTGAAGGACGTGCAGGAGTACGCCACCAAGCTGAAGAAAgcagagaagatgaaggagatcAGAGAACAG CGCGTCAAGGCGGGGCGCGAGGGCAGCGCCCGCAGCCGGCGGGAAGGACGAGAGGGCAGCGCTG AGGTGGATGTTAAAGCAG acaGCGGCCACAGCAGCACCAAAGGAGAGCGGCTGAGCGCCAggatgaggtcacttcctggttCCAACGAGCCCTACGAGGCCAGCAGCCCCAAAGAACTAG ATGCGTCCTACGTGGACCCCCTGGGGCCTCAGATGGAGAGACCAAAGACGGGGGCCAAGAAGCGGGTGGAGGACGACGACTTCACCGACGAGGAGCTGGGAGACGACCTGCTGCCGGAGTAG
- the ift88 gene encoding intraflagellar transport protein 88 homolog isoform X5, translating to MSVSLHHHAIEREMENVHLAVEEEDLYSGYNDYNPTFDSEELENDVGFQQAVRTSHGRRPPMTAKFPGTAIGARTLATSFGARVPVASSMGRPMTGAVQDGAARPMTAVRAAGYTSVTRGSTFDPLGQSRGSAAPLEAKNEDTPDEKIKVLEKKVNELIEESCMAHSTGASQLALEKAKEAGRKERALVRQREQSGNADHINLDLTYSVLLNLANQYANNEMFPEALNSYQVIVKNKMFSNAGRLKVNMANIYVRQKNYPKAIKFYHMALDQISNAHNEMRIKIMQNIGGVFVRMGQYSDAITSYEQIMSESPNVKTGFNLILCYYAIGDRERMKKAFQKLISVPLGVDDEDKYIPSSDDGDSGMVIEAIKNDKLHQMERDLKVLAEKYIMTAAKLIAPAIETSFATGFDWCVDMVKSSQYVELANDLEINKAITYLRQKDFNQAVETLKTFEKKDSRVKSAAATNLSFLYFLEKDYEQADRYADLAMTADRYNPAALINKGNTVFVKQDHEKAAEFYKEALRNDSSCTEAIYNLGLTYRRLNRLEEALDCFLKLHAILRNSAQVMYQLCSLYELLEDPQQAIEWLTQVLSVTHTDPRALAKLGELYDGEGDKSQALQYYYESFRYYPSNIDVIEWLGAYYIETHFCEKAIQYFERATLIQPTQVKWQLMVASCYRRSGNYQKALETYKDIHRKFPENVECLRFLVRLCTDMGLKDVQEYATKLKKAEKMKEIREQRVKAGREGSARSRREGREGSADSGHSSTKGERLSARMRSLPGSNEPYEASSPKELDASYVDPLGPQMERPKTGAKKRVEDDDFTDEELGDDLLPE from the exons ATGAGCGTGTCGTTGCACCACCACGccatagagagagagatggaaaacGTTCAcctggcggtggaggaggaggatcttTACTCCGGTTACAACGACTATAATCCCACATTTGACTCCGAG GAGTTGGAGAATGATGTCGGCTTCCAGCAAGCAGTGAGGACAAGTCATGGAAGAAGACCTCCG ATGACTGCCAAATTTCCTGGCACTGCCATTGGAGCTCGGACTTTAGCTACTTCCTTTGGA GCTCGGGTCCCCGTGGCCTCTTCGATGGGCCGACCCATGACTGGCGCTGTGCAG GATGGGGCTGCCCGACCGATGACTGCTGTCAGGGCGGCTGGTTACACCTCCGTGACCCGGG GCTCCACCTTTGACCCTCTGGGCCAGTCCAGAGGTTCTGCAGCTCCACTTGAAGCAAAAAATGAGGACAC TCCAGATGAGAAGATCAAGGTTCTGGAGAAGAAAGTGAACGAGCTGATAGAAGAGAGCTGCATGGCTCACAGCACTGGAGCCTCACAGCTG GCCCTTGAGAAGGCCAAAGAGGCAGGGAGGAAGGAGCGAGCCCTGGTGAGGCAGAGGGAGCAGTCTGGCAACGCGGACCACATCAATCTCGACCTCACCTACTCC GTTTTGCTCAACCTTGCCAACCAGTATGCGAACAACGAGATGTTTCCAGAGGCCTTGAACAGCTACCAGGTCATCGTGAAGAACAAGATGTTTAGTAACGCAG GCCGCCTGAAGGTCAACATGGCCAACATCTACGTCCGACAGAAGAACTACCCGAAGGCCATCAAGTTCTACCACATGGCCCTGGATCAGATCTCCAACGCCCACAATGAGATGAGGATCAAGATCATGCAGAACATCGGCGGGGTCTTTGTGCGCATGGGCCAGTACTCGGACGCCATCACGTCCTACGAGCAGATCATGAGCGAGAGCCCCAACGTCAAGACGGGCTTCAACCTCATCCTGTGCTACTACGCCATCGGGGACCGCGAGAGGATGAAGAAGGCCTTCCAGAAGCTCATCTCCGTCCCCCTGGGTGTGGACGACGAGGACAAGTACATCCCGTCCAGC GACGACGGCGACTCCGGGATGGTCATCGAGGCCATCAAGAACGACAAACTCCACCAGATGGAACGAGACCT AAAGGTCCTGGCTGAGAAGTACATCATGACGGCAGCCAAGCTCATCGCTCCGGCCATCGAGACTTCTTTTGCCACCGGATTCGACTG GTGCGTCGACATGGTGAAGAGTTCTCAGTACGTCGAGCTGGCCAACGATCTGGAGATAAACAAAGCCATCACCTACCTGCGGCAGAAGGACTTCAACCAG GCCGTGGAGACGCTGAAGACCTTTGAGAAGAAGGACAGCCGAGTGAAGAGCGCCGCCGCCACCAACCTCTCCTTCCTCTATTTCCTG GAGAAGGACTACGAACAGGCCGACCGCTACGCCGACCTCGCCATGACCGCCGACCGCTACAACCCGGCGGCGCTCATCAACAAAGGCAACACGGTGTTCGTCAAGCAGGACCACGAGAAGGCCGCCGAGTTCTACAAGGAGGCCCTGAGGAACGACTCCTCCTGCACCGAGGCCATCTACAACCTGG GTCTGACCTACAGGAGACTGAATCGTCTGGAGGAAGCTCTGGACTGCTTCCTGAAGCTCCACGCCATCCTGAGAAACAGCGCCCAGGTCATGTACCAGCTGTGCAGCCT GTATGAGCTCCTGGAGGATCCCCAGCAGGCCATCGAGTGGCTGACGCAGGTCTTGAGTGTGACCCACACCGACCCGCGGGCACTGGCCAAACTGGGAGAGCTGTACGACGGCGAGGGGGACAAGTCGCAGGCGCTCCAGTACTACTACGAG TCCTTCAGGTACTACCCCTCCAACATCGACGTGATCGAGTGGCTCGGGGCGTACTACATCGAGACGCACTTCTGCGAGAAGGCCATTCAGTACTTTGAGAGAGCCACGCTGATACA ACCCACACAGGTGAAGTGGCAGCTCATGGTGGCGAGCTGCTACAGAAGAAGTG GAAACTACCAGAAAGCTCTGGAAACGTACAAAGACATTCACCGCAAGTTTCCAGAGAATGTGGAAT GCCTGCGGTTCCTGGTGAGGCTGTGCACCGACATGGGGCTGAAGGACGTGCAGGAGTACGCCACCAAGCTGAAGAAAgcagagaagatgaaggagatcAGAGAACAG CGCGTCAAGGCGGGGCGCGAGGGCAGCGCCCGCAGCCGGCGGGAAGGACGAGAGGGCAGCGCTG acaGCGGCCACAGCAGCACCAAAGGAGAGCGGCTGAGCGCCAggatgaggtcacttcctggttCCAACGAGCCCTACGAGGCCAGCAGCCCCAAAGAACTAG ATGCGTCCTACGTGGACCCCCTGGGGCCTCAGATGGAGAGACCAAAGACGGGGGCCAAGAAGCGGGTGGAGGACGACGACTTCACCGACGAGGAGCTGGGAGACGACCTGCTGCCGGAGTAG